A stretch of the Bdellovibrio sp. 22V genome encodes the following:
- a CDS encoding fumarylacetoacetate hydrolase family protein — MKLGSLKSAQSLDGELCVVSRDLKTAVKATHIAPSLREALEKWSEKEASLQKIYSDLNEGKAANAFPVQEENFHSALPRTWLFADGSAFIYHIKLVRMARKAPLPETLETVPLMYQGECGQFLAPTEDIPQRDFAHGTDFEGEVGVVTDFVPMGVTPEQALKHIKLFVMINDVSLRGLIPEELAQGFGFFQSKPASALGPFTVTADEFGDAWKEGRVHLPLHVKYNGQFFGKANAGAMHFHFGQLIAHAAKTRNLAAGSVIGSGTVSNDNHENGSSCLAEKRMIEQIETGSIKTPFMKSGDTVEMQMLDQKGQSIFGRIFQKVKAV, encoded by the coding sequence GTGAAACTGGGTTCTTTAAAATCTGCTCAATCTCTTGATGGTGAACTATGTGTTGTCAGCCGCGATTTAAAAACGGCGGTGAAGGCAACACATATCGCTCCCAGCTTGCGTGAAGCTCTTGAGAAATGGTCAGAGAAAGAAGCTTCGCTGCAAAAGATTTACAGCGATCTGAACGAGGGAAAGGCAGCCAATGCTTTTCCTGTTCAAGAAGAGAATTTCCATTCAGCATTGCCACGCACGTGGTTGTTTGCCGACGGCTCTGCTTTTATTTATCATATCAAACTTGTGCGTATGGCGCGTAAAGCTCCGCTTCCAGAGACACTGGAAACTGTTCCTTTGATGTATCAAGGAGAGTGTGGTCAGTTCTTGGCTCCGACGGAAGATATTCCGCAAAGAGATTTCGCTCACGGGACCGACTTTGAAGGTGAAGTGGGTGTTGTTACCGATTTCGTTCCGATGGGTGTGACACCTGAACAAGCTTTGAAACATATCAAACTTTTTGTGATGATTAACGACGTTTCTTTGCGCGGGCTTATTCCTGAAGAGCTGGCGCAAGGTTTTGGTTTCTTCCAAAGTAAGCCGGCTTCAGCCTTGGGACCTTTCACGGTGACAGCCGATGAGTTCGGCGACGCATGGAAAGAGGGCCGAGTTCATTTGCCATTGCACGTGAAGTACAATGGTCAGTTCTTTGGAAAAGCAAATGCAGGAGCTATGCACTTTCACTTCGGTCAGCTTATCGCGCACGCAGCGAAAACACGCAACCTAGCGGCAGGCTCTGTGATCGGCAGTGGAACTGTTTCAAACGATAACCACGAAAATGGTTCAAGCTGTTTAGCAGAAAAAAGAATGATCGAGCAAATTGAAACGGGTTCGATCAAGACGCCATTTATGAAATCAGGCGACACCGTTGAGATGCAGATGTTGGATCAAAAAGGGCAAAGTATTTTTGGTCGAATCTTTCAAAAGGTGAAGGCTGTTTAG
- a CDS encoding superoxide dismutase family protein, whose translation MKNKIIAGFAVLSLSACAQFQRGTENKTAGGTSEPTATTAQAPTRAQAVLKSASAAKVKGIIHFTEEDGRMKVETMVEGLKPGPHGFHIHETGDCSASDFTSAGGHFNPHASNHGSLTSDKRHVGDFGNLMADNKGKANTALVVQGMTMKPGADSIIGKAVIIHKDKDDLKSQPAGNAGARIACGVIQAL comes from the coding sequence ATGAAGAATAAAATCATCGCCGGTTTCGCCGTTCTTTCACTTTCAGCTTGTGCTCAATTTCAGCGTGGCACAGAGAACAAGACGGCAGGCGGTACATCAGAACCTACTGCAACAACAGCACAAGCGCCGACTCGCGCGCAAGCCGTGTTAAAATCTGCATCCGCTGCAAAAGTAAAAGGTATTATTCATTTTACTGAAGAAGACGGCCGAATGAAGGTCGAGACAATGGTTGAAGGCCTTAAACCAGGACCTCACGGCTTTCACATTCATGAAACAGGAGATTGCTCTGCGAGTGACTTTACCTCTGCAGGCGGGCACTTCAATCCCCATGCAAGCAACCATGGTTCTTTGACCTCAGACAAGCGCCACGTGGGCGATTTTGGCAATCTTATGGCCGACAACAAAGGCAAAGCTAACACAGCTCTCGTTGTTCAAGGAATGACGATGAAGCCCGGTGCTGACAGCATCATCGGTAAAGCTGTAATCATTCACAAAGATAAAGATGATTTAAAATCTCAGCCAGCGGGAAATGCCGGCGCTCGTATTGCTTGCGGAGTGATCCAAGCTCTCTAA
- a CDS encoding MG2 domain-containing protein, protein MFGFLWSALVAVSFAQEKIQVTNVTPQGYVSSVEQVRVEFSHPMVKFGDIKLDSPVKSDCFKNGQGRWIDTRNWVYDFNEPLRGGYACSLSALGQKFQFNTGGPHVLSTFPPTYKAIDPQQYFVLMLDAPVKKESIEKGAYFVVEGLGDRLPAQLVDGSEAAKIKAAAESEYKYDKESFKGDFVVVKSTRAFPPGGRLSLVWSKQIQSVSGSSSPEDVNFEFKVEEPFKAEFSCDREAPGKPCVPILGMRLTFTAPVKISEAKKIYLEGPDKKKIFANLTEEATQETANYLEFKGPFAKNTSYKLVIPTDLKDEENRSLANKAQFPLTVKTGEDPSLLKFTGTFGVIEAGPEAALAVTLRRVEKSLQTRFSGWTGQWTAADFKKIVSALNQIQKDPTSEERLALWKNTPFEKIQVQKPLKASDTEVVGIPLKKTGFYAVEMESSLLGQSLLNKKAPFYVRTAALVTKMAVHIKHNGNEAWVWVTELKNSQAVSGANVKIYDLNGDFVAQATTDSKGLAYIQFKNPVSKWPRNENSFYYDGFYAVAEKAGDFSFTHTSWDSGIESWRYQLGGYDEGSPLIGHAVVDRTLLRPGETLSAKIVLRKTAARGLEMPSASEWPTTLIVNHDSGLQSFKLPLKWDQKKGFALVQWHIPVGAKLGRWSLTIEKKNPALSLNVGEVSVESFRVPLIQVRMDATKPVFVQEKNVGIQISGVYFAGGPASELPMKMSWSVEPDFFLAQDEDLRDFSFANGVVKEGLFRSGEDETARHIPQSGAENIKLSNQGQAVVEIKGLKYGSGPQRLRTDVEYKDPNGEIQNAVRSFSLWPANVVLGIKSKSWWATADLVEFEVVALDLMQRPLVKQKVQVDLYTSRYYTHRKRLVGGFYAYEDFQEYRKIGELCKGETNDKGLFSCAGKSKVSGSVIAVVTTKDKDGRESAANVTQWILRTGETQWFGSDDHDRADLVPFKKSYEPGETAEFQLRTPFPQAKVLVTVEREGVLSTEIVDVKGDRPIIRVPIKKEYAPNVVVSAFAIRGRLNDPKPTALVDLGKPAFKLGMTNIKVGRKENTLKVSVQTDRKKYKAREKATVTVKVQDAQGKPAAQSDVALIAVDEGLLELRDNSSWNLLDAMMKPRAHLVQMATAQTLVVGKRHFGLKAVPIGGDGGGALRRELFDTLLYWNPSVKLNAQGEAKVEIKLNDSTTSFRIVAVAIQGKDQFGTGWTSIQSSQDIMILPGLAGVARTGDEFLAGFTIRNASEQTQSLDVSLQVHPLTEKFSSQKMTLKPQETKEVFWKIKVPESVKTLDYVLTAKNAQGKAVDEIKKSQAVLPLRSATIYQSQWGAWPEFNKLSLQQPAGAERGQSSILVEVQEGLGGSLLGLKDFWENYSYTCLEQQVSRAVSLNDKKLWKKIEEKLDVYVGSDGLLQFFPANTQKGNLNLTAYILNIAHEAGFAFSEENESRLLDTLTAYAEGRLKEDVEFSRADEVLKKVTVFETLSRYRRFNVDWLSTVEFQGNQWPLYTLVEWYQIHQWEKSIPEREKKLADIEKILRNRFYFSAKKLQLREEDREAMPWLMRDSEGALLRLILASMNSPSWKTDVPRLYQGALDRQKNGAWMLTSDNAWGRLAMRKINEAYSSGKVQGTFSAQLDNEKGSYTWSKGPSGSFELPWKEEKANLVLQQEGSGKPWITVSAKAAIPVTQPVFAGFTVTKTVSPVTQKKKGVWSVGDIAKVTLRVQAKAPQSWVVVEDPIPVGARVTESSWATAIERKEEMVRFYYSWFDASSEVIEYTIRFNQAGTYRMPKTHVEAMYSPDLYADLPEGVWKVEE, encoded by the coding sequence ATGTTTGGCTTCCTCTGGTCCGCTCTTGTCGCTGTGTCATTTGCTCAGGAAAAAATTCAAGTTACGAACGTTACACCACAAGGATATGTGTCTTCTGTCGAACAGGTTCGCGTTGAATTTTCTCATCCGATGGTGAAGTTCGGCGACATTAAACTCGATTCTCCTGTAAAAAGTGATTGTTTCAAAAATGGCCAAGGGAGATGGATAGATACTCGCAACTGGGTTTACGACTTCAATGAACCTTTGCGCGGCGGGTATGCATGTTCTCTGTCAGCACTGGGACAAAAATTTCAGTTTAATACGGGCGGTCCCCACGTTCTAAGTACATTTCCTCCGACATATAAAGCTATTGATCCGCAACAATATTTCGTATTGATGCTGGATGCTCCGGTTAAAAAAGAGTCTATAGAGAAAGGCGCGTATTTTGTAGTAGAGGGATTGGGAGACCGTCTACCTGCCCAGCTTGTTGATGGATCTGAAGCCGCGAAGATAAAAGCGGCTGCAGAATCTGAATACAAATACGACAAGGAAAGTTTCAAAGGTGATTTCGTTGTCGTGAAGTCGACTCGGGCTTTTCCTCCAGGCGGACGTTTAAGCCTTGTTTGGTCAAAACAAATTCAGTCTGTTTCAGGAAGCTCGTCTCCCGAAGACGTCAATTTCGAGTTTAAAGTTGAGGAACCTTTTAAGGCGGAGTTCTCCTGTGATCGCGAGGCCCCGGGTAAGCCTTGTGTGCCGATCTTAGGAATGCGTTTGACTTTCACGGCCCCGGTTAAAATCAGTGAAGCGAAAAAAATCTATCTTGAAGGTCCGGATAAGAAAAAGATATTTGCAAATCTCACGGAAGAAGCCACGCAAGAGACAGCGAACTACCTTGAGTTTAAAGGTCCTTTTGCAAAGAATACTTCCTACAAGCTTGTGATCCCGACTGATTTGAAAGATGAAGAGAATCGATCTCTCGCGAATAAGGCGCAGTTTCCTTTGACGGTGAAAACAGGTGAAGATCCGTCCCTTCTAAAATTCACAGGAACTTTCGGAGTCATTGAGGCGGGGCCGGAAGCCGCCTTGGCCGTGACGTTGCGAAGAGTGGAAAAAAGTCTTCAGACAAGATTTTCGGGCTGGACAGGGCAATGGACGGCTGCGGACTTTAAAAAAATTGTGAGTGCTCTCAATCAGATTCAGAAAGATCCAACAAGTGAAGAGCGTCTTGCTTTATGGAAGAATACACCTTTTGAGAAAATTCAGGTGCAAAAACCTTTAAAGGCTTCGGATACGGAAGTTGTTGGTATTCCTCTTAAGAAGACGGGATTCTACGCCGTCGAGATGGAAAGTTCCCTCCTGGGACAAAGTCTTTTGAATAAGAAGGCGCCATTTTATGTAAGAACCGCGGCTCTAGTGACGAAGATGGCGGTTCACATTAAACACAACGGAAATGAAGCTTGGGTTTGGGTTACAGAACTTAAAAATTCGCAAGCCGTCTCTGGCGCCAACGTCAAAATTTATGACCTGAACGGAGATTTTGTTGCTCAGGCCACGACAGATAGTAAGGGTCTTGCTTACATTCAATTTAAAAATCCGGTTTCGAAATGGCCTCGCAACGAAAACAGTTTTTATTATGACGGATTTTACGCTGTCGCGGAAAAGGCCGGAGATTTTAGTTTCACCCACACATCCTGGGACAGTGGAATTGAATCTTGGCGTTATCAGCTGGGTGGCTATGATGAGGGCTCGCCTTTAATCGGTCATGCGGTTGTCGATAGAACCTTACTAAGACCGGGCGAAACACTTTCAGCAAAAATCGTTCTTCGTAAAACCGCCGCTCGAGGGCTTGAGATGCCTTCAGCTAGTGAGTGGCCGACAACTCTGATTGTGAATCACGATTCAGGCCTGCAATCGTTTAAACTTCCTTTGAAATGGGATCAGAAAAAAGGGTTTGCTCTTGTGCAATGGCATATTCCTGTCGGTGCGAAACTGGGCCGTTGGAGTCTGACAATAGAGAAGAAGAATCCCGCGCTTTCTCTGAATGTGGGTGAGGTTTCCGTCGAAAGTTTCCGTGTTCCGTTAATTCAAGTGAGAATGGATGCGACGAAGCCCGTGTTTGTTCAGGAGAAGAATGTTGGAATTCAAATCTCGGGAGTTTACTTTGCAGGCGGTCCAGCTTCTGAACTTCCAATGAAAATGAGTTGGAGTGTCGAACCCGATTTCTTTTTAGCCCAGGACGAGGATCTGCGTGATTTTTCGTTTGCGAATGGCGTTGTTAAAGAGGGGCTGTTTAGATCGGGAGAAGATGAAACCGCCCGACACATTCCTCAAAGCGGCGCTGAGAATATTAAATTAAGCAATCAAGGCCAAGCGGTCGTGGAAATCAAAGGATTAAAATATGGGTCAGGACCCCAGCGCTTGCGCACGGACGTAGAGTATAAAGATCCTAATGGCGAAATTCAAAATGCCGTTCGATCTTTTTCTCTGTGGCCAGCGAATGTCGTGCTGGGAATTAAATCCAAGTCATGGTGGGCGACAGCGGATCTCGTCGAATTCGAAGTCGTCGCTTTGGATTTAATGCAAAGACCTTTGGTTAAACAAAAGGTGCAAGTCGATCTTTATACAAGTCGCTATTACACACATAGAAAACGTCTTGTTGGTGGATTTTACGCTTACGAAGACTTTCAAGAATATCGCAAGATCGGGGAGCTGTGTAAGGGGGAAACCAATGACAAAGGTTTATTCAGCTGTGCGGGAAAATCGAAAGTGTCGGGCTCCGTTATTGCCGTTGTCACAACAAAAGATAAGGACGGTCGCGAGAGTGCTGCGAACGTAACTCAGTGGATCTTGCGCACGGGTGAAACGCAGTGGTTTGGCTCTGACGATCACGATCGTGCCGACTTAGTACCTTTCAAGAAATCTTATGAGCCCGGTGAAACTGCCGAGTTTCAACTACGCACGCCGTTCCCACAGGCCAAAGTTCTTGTGACGGTAGAACGAGAAGGCGTTCTTTCTACAGAGATCGTTGACGTTAAAGGAGACCGCCCTATCATCCGTGTTCCTATCAAGAAAGAATATGCCCCGAATGTTGTGGTTTCCGCATTCGCAATTCGCGGTCGACTGAATGATCCTAAACCGACGGCGTTGGTGGATTTAGGAAAGCCCGCCTTCAAACTTGGTATGACAAATATCAAGGTAGGCCGCAAAGAGAATACTTTGAAAGTGTCTGTTCAAACCGACAGGAAAAAGTATAAAGCGCGTGAAAAAGCGACCGTGACTGTTAAAGTTCAAGATGCGCAAGGAAAGCCAGCGGCTCAAAGTGATGTGGCTTTAATCGCCGTCGACGAAGGACTGTTAGAGCTTCGAGATAATAGTTCATGGAATCTTTTAGATGCAATGATGAAGCCGCGCGCCCACCTTGTGCAAATGGCGACAGCGCAAACTCTTGTCGTGGGTAAACGCCATTTCGGTTTGAAAGCCGTGCCTATCGGCGGTGATGGTGGTGGTGCTCTTCGCCGTGAATTATTCGATACGCTTCTTTATTGGAACCCGTCCGTCAAACTCAACGCTCAAGGAGAAGCCAAAGTCGAAATAAAACTAAATGACTCTACGACGAGCTTCCGTATTGTGGCTGTAGCTATTCAAGGTAAAGACCAATTTGGCACGGGATGGACGTCGATTCAAAGTTCCCAAGATATTATGATCCTCCCGGGACTTGCAGGAGTTGCAAGAACCGGCGATGAATTCTTAGCAGGATTTACCATCCGGAATGCCTCTGAACAGACTCAGAGCTTGGACGTTTCTTTGCAAGTTCACCCTCTGACGGAAAAGTTTTCGTCGCAAAAAATGACTTTGAAACCGCAAGAAACAAAAGAGGTTTTCTGGAAGATCAAAGTTCCTGAATCCGTGAAAACCCTTGACTACGTGCTGACCGCGAAAAATGCGCAGGGGAAAGCGGTTGATGAAATCAAAAAATCTCAAGCAGTTCTGCCTTTGCGTTCTGCAACGATTTATCAAAGTCAGTGGGGAGCATGGCCGGAGTTTAATAAACTTTCTTTGCAGCAGCCAGCGGGCGCGGAACGAGGTCAAAGTTCTATCCTCGTCGAAGTGCAAGAAGGTTTAGGTGGAAGCCTTCTCGGTTTAAAGGATTTCTGGGAAAACTATTCATACACTTGCTTAGAACAGCAAGTTTCACGGGCCGTTTCTTTGAATGATAAAAAGTTGTGGAAAAAGATCGAAGAAAAACTCGATGTCTATGTCGGAAGCGACGGGCTTTTGCAGTTTTTCCCGGCCAATACGCAAAAAGGAAATCTCAATCTCACGGCCTATATTCTAAATATTGCGCATGAGGCAGGTTTTGCATTCAGTGAAGAGAATGAAAGCAGGCTTTTAGACACGTTAACCGCTTATGCCGAAGGGCGTTTGAAAGAAGATGTCGAGTTCTCTCGAGCTGATGAGGTTCTAAAAAAAGTGACAGTTTTTGAAACGCTTTCTCGGTATCGCCGTTTTAACGTGGACTGGCTTTCGACGGTAGAGTTTCAAGGAAATCAATGGCCGCTTTACACTCTTGTTGAGTGGTATCAAATTCATCAGTGGGAAAAAAGCATTCCCGAGCGCGAAAAGAAATTGGCGGATATCGAAAAGATTTTACGCAATCGGTTTTATTTCTCCGCGAAAAAGTTGCAGCTTCGCGAAGAAGATCGTGAGGCAATGCCATGGTTGATGCGAGATTCAGAGGGCGCACTTTTACGTTTGATCTTGGCTTCAATGAACTCACCAAGTTGGAAAACAGATGTACCTCGTCTTTATCAAGGAGCCCTTGACCGTCAGAAGAACGGCGCTTGGATGCTAACTTCAGACAATGCCTGGGGCCGCCTCGCAATGAGAAAAATCAACGAAGCCTATAGCAGCGGGAAAGTTCAAGGAACATTCAGCGCTCAACTGGATAATGAAAAAGGTTCTTACACTTGGAGCAAAGGGCCTTCGGGAAGTTTCGAGCTTCCTTGGAAGGAGGAAAAAGCCAATTTAGTTTTGCAACAAGAAGGTTCTGGCAAACCATGGATCACAGTTTCTGCGAAGGCCGCGATTCCCGTGACTCAACCGGTGTTTGCGGGCTTTACAGTAACAAAAACGGTTTCTCCCGTAACACAAAAGAAAAAAGGTGTTTGGAGTGTCGGCGACATCGCGAAAGTGACTTTGCGAGTCCAGGCTAAAGCCCCTCAATCTTGGGTTGTCGTCGAAGATCCCATTCCGGTGGGTGCTCGCGTGACGGAAAGTTCTTGGGCGACTGCGATTGAGCGTAAAGAAGAAATGGTTCGCTTCTATTACTCTTGGTTTGATGCTTCGTCGGAAGTGATTGAATACACGATTCGCTTTAACCAAGCGGGAACGTATCGCATGCCAAAAACTCATGTGGAAGCGATGTACAGTCCGGATCTTTATGCGGATTTACCAGAAGGCGTTTGGAAGGTTGAAGAGTGA
- the pbpC gene encoding penicillin-binding protein 1C — protein sequence MRKKRLIYGLLGFSLCCASAAVLLWPPPETPSYDQVRNTYKSSELYVLDRNGKLLHQQRHNQNGRSFAWVGLQDVSPALQKAVLKSEDARFFEHSGVDAGALGASLYQRLFKNSPRGGSTISMQLTKLLAKNRNVYEGYLGKARQIAHALLLERSWSKKQILEAYINLIPFRGEFKGISSISWALFDKMPSGLTKTESTLLAVLIRAPNAKSAEWSKRACRQEPELCTLFAKDVEILSLRGFTPTHQEALHLAQRLSRTHSSGFLASTVDKDLQLFIQQTVRAQIRKIAEQNVRDAAVLVVENKTGEVWAYVGGSGENPEAFYVDGIQALRQAGSTLKPFLYATAFENNILHANSWIEDSAVDIVFDRGVYKPLNHDRQFYGWVPVKTALGSSLNVPAVKVFKLLNDDSFWTKLSNLHFRKLQEPEHYGPALALGVADVTLEDLTNAYRTLANNGFYSEISFEKKPAKVELGRAVFTSPAVQEVRKILSENQNRALGFGLESSLALAGTAVKTGTSKDMRDNWCIGFNDRFTVGVWVGNFSGEPMWNVMGISGAAPIWRNVMMWLQEKYPSEVKSSLAQAESPPIENPQKYPQARILYPQDGMILALDPAIPAVNQKMPLIAESLSGRKTFWKINGGKLISASSSYLWTPATGKHTFELYENSELKGRVQVLVK from the coding sequence GTGAGAAAGAAGCGTCTGATCTACGGCTTGTTAGGTTTTAGCTTGTGCTGTGCAAGTGCAGCGGTTCTTCTTTGGCCGCCGCCAGAAACTCCGTCGTATGATCAAGTTAGAAATACGTATAAAAGCTCCGAACTTTATGTTTTGGATCGCAACGGTAAACTGCTCCATCAACAGCGCCATAATCAAAACGGACGCTCTTTTGCTTGGGTTGGTTTACAAGACGTTTCGCCGGCGCTGCAGAAGGCGGTACTTAAATCTGAAGACGCTCGCTTTTTTGAACATAGTGGGGTGGATGCCGGAGCGTTAGGAGCTTCTCTTTATCAGCGATTGTTTAAAAACTCTCCGCGTGGCGGCAGTACAATCAGCATGCAGCTGACAAAACTTCTCGCCAAGAATCGCAATGTCTATGAAGGATATCTTGGCAAAGCTCGGCAGATAGCTCATGCACTTCTTCTGGAAAGAAGCTGGAGCAAAAAGCAAATCCTTGAAGCCTATATCAACTTAATTCCTTTTCGTGGAGAGTTTAAAGGCATCAGCAGTATCTCGTGGGCGCTGTTTGATAAAATGCCTTCGGGACTTACGAAGACTGAGTCGACCTTGTTAGCCGTTCTTATTCGCGCACCCAATGCGAAAAGTGCGGAGTGGTCTAAACGTGCCTGTCGGCAAGAACCGGAACTTTGTACGCTTTTTGCCAAAGATGTCGAGATTCTTTCTTTGCGAGGTTTTACGCCCACTCATCAGGAGGCTCTGCATTTGGCGCAAAGGCTGTCGCGAACTCATAGCAGCGGCTTTCTTGCGTCGACCGTCGATAAAGATTTGCAGTTATTTATACAGCAAACGGTGCGCGCACAAATTCGTAAGATCGCCGAACAGAATGTGCGAGATGCCGCCGTTCTGGTTGTCGAAAATAAAACGGGAGAAGTGTGGGCTTATGTAGGCGGTTCTGGAGAAAATCCAGAAGCGTTCTATGTCGATGGCATTCAGGCTCTTCGCCAGGCCGGATCCACGCTGAAACCCTTTTTGTACGCCACAGCTTTTGAAAATAATATTTTGCATGCAAACTCGTGGATCGAAGACTCAGCGGTCGATATTGTTTTTGACAGAGGAGTTTACAAACCCTTGAATCATGATCGGCAGTTTTATGGATGGGTGCCTGTAAAAACCGCGTTGGGATCTTCTTTAAATGTTCCCGCCGTGAAAGTTTTTAAACTTCTTAATGATGATTCTTTTTGGACGAAATTATCCAATCTCCATTTCCGCAAGCTTCAGGAGCCGGAACACTATGGGCCCGCTTTGGCTTTGGGTGTCGCCGATGTGACATTAGAAGATTTAACGAATGCTTATCGGACACTCGCGAATAACGGTTTCTATTCTGAAATTTCGTTTGAGAAAAAACCGGCAAAAGTGGAGCTGGGACGGGCGGTGTTCACTTCGCCAGCGGTGCAAGAAGTACGAAAGATTTTATCAGAGAATCAAAACAGAGCTTTGGGCTTTGGTTTGGAATCTTCATTGGCTCTGGCGGGAACAGCGGTAAAGACCGGAACGAGTAAAGATATGCGTGATAATTGGTGTATCGGATTCAATGATCGTTTCACTGTGGGTGTTTGGGTCGGAAATTTTTCTGGTGAGCCGATGTGGAATGTTATGGGAATCTCGGGAGCAGCACCTATATGGCGAAATGTCATGATGTGGCTTCAGGAAAAATACCCTAGCGAAGTCAAGTCGTCGCTGGCTCAAGCTGAATCACCGCCAATAGAGAATCCACAGAAGTATCCACAGGCGCGAATTCTTTATCCGCAAGATGGAATGATTTTGGCGCTCGACCCTGCGATTCCGGCGGTAAATCAAAAAATGCCTTTGATTGCGGAATCTCTTTCAGGAAGAAAAACTTTTTGGAAAATAAATGGCGGAAAATTGATCTCGGCTTCGTCATCCTACCTGTGGACTCCGGCGACCGGGAAACACACCTTTGAGCTCTACGAAAATTCAGAACTCAAAGGTCGTGTGCAGGTGCTAGTAAAATAA
- a CDS encoding OsmC family protein: MVKMTALYQGEKHCEITHGPSNAHISTDAPKDNNGKGEAFSPTDLVGAATGSCMLTVMAIAADKDGIELKGSRVNVEKEMGVNPRRIVKLTVALHLPQSVPHDYRKKLETIALNCPVKLSLHPDLQMPVVFHYDI; encoded by the coding sequence ATGGTAAAAATGACGGCCTTATATCAAGGCGAAAAACACTGCGAAATCACGCACGGTCCATCAAACGCCCACATCAGTACGGATGCTCCAAAAGATAATAACGGTAAAGGCGAAGCGTTCTCTCCGACGGATCTTGTCGGTGCAGCGACTGGAAGCTGTATGCTGACGGTTATGGCGATTGCTGCCGATAAAGATGGCATTGAGCTAAAAGGTTCTCGTGTGAACGTGGAAAAAGAAATGGGCGTGAATCCACGTCGTATTGTGAAACTCACAGTGGCACTTCATCTGCCGCAAAGCGTGCCGCATGACTACCGCAAAAAACTTGAGACTATCGCTTTAAACTGTCCCGTAAAACTCAGCCTGCATCCTGATTTACAGATGCCCGTTGTATTTCACTACGATATCTAA
- a CDS encoding response regulator encodes MPSEEKSRLLIVEDDSDIRELLKHFLKEFVDEIVEAENGAAALQYVKAQEFDTILSDIEMPQMNGLKFLAYVRSLGQMTPFVVLTAHGDHSRALEALSLGAFDFITKDSKRKLVIESVCAALKFGREMKASKNDPVRSTHLRKIYADMSKSSEMRLRKIIEEMSS; translated from the coding sequence ATGCCTTCAGAAGAAAAAAGCCGTCTGTTAATCGTAGAAGACGACTCTGATATTCGTGAGCTTCTCAAACATTTCTTAAAAGAATTTGTCGATGAAATCGTGGAAGCCGAAAACGGTGCGGCAGCTCTGCAATACGTAAAAGCCCAAGAGTTCGATACCATTCTGTCTGATATCGAAATGCCACAAATGAACGGTCTTAAGTTTTTAGCTTACGTTCGCTCTTTGGGACAGATGACTCCTTTTGTTGTGTTAACGGCGCATGGCGATCACTCTCGCGCGCTAGAAGCTCTTTCTCTGGGCGCTTTTGATTTCATTACCAAGGACTCCAAACGAAAACTGGTGATCGAAAGCGTTTGTGCCGCACTTAAGTTTGGTCGAGAAATGAAGGCTTCTAAAAACGATCCCGTTCGTTCGACTCACCTAAGAAAAATCTACGCTGATATGTCTAAATCGTCGGAAATGCGCCTCCGTAAAATCATCGAGGAAATGTCCTCCTAG